Proteins from one Syngnathus scovelli strain Florida chromosome 9, RoL_Ssco_1.2, whole genome shotgun sequence genomic window:
- the tmem242 gene encoding transmembrane protein 242, with protein sequence MLTDQLDMSTAEKKLVQVSPNEDDDKLQLIQGAVFLATASSLGLIAGFGSTLALAKKNNPDCFSKGVTAALPESGGALALRALGRGSAYACLAVGVLSLSACKLLGVGSLSDLRRKMAFLLPPIPRSEAAPWSDLSNLDSLFRSK encoded by the exons ATGCTGACGGACCAACTCGACATGTCCACAGCGGAAAAGAAGCTCGTCCAAGTGTCTCCAAATGAGGACGACGACAAACTGCAGCTAATTCAAG GTGCTGTCTTCCTGGCGACTGCGTCATCTTTGGGCCTGATCGCAGGTTTCGGATCCACTTTGGCTTTGGCCAAGAAGAACAATCCGGACTGCTTCAGCAAG GGTGTGACGGCGGCGCTTCCCGAGAGTGGCGGGGCGCTGGCGCTGCGAGCTCTGGGCCGCGGCTCGGCGTACGCATGCCTTGCCGTGGGTGTGCTCAGCTTGAGTGCGTGTAAGCTGCTCGGCGTCGGCAGT cTGTCCGACCTCAGACGGAAGATGGCGTTTTTGTTGCCGCCCATACCCAGGTCGGAAGCGGCGCCGTGGTCCGACTTGAGCAACCTCGACTCGCTCTTCAGGTCCAAGTGA
- the LOC137840578 gene encoding ectonucleotide pyrophosphatase/phosphodiesterase family member 7-like has protein sequence MASARLRPVFLLLLIILLARAATKPLRCRSGVGSKKRLLLISFDGFRWDYDQDVDTPNLDRLARDGVKAKYITPPMLTMTSPSHFTTITGRWVEDHEVVHNMMFNTQTNQKVPHKDTLRRSEWWDNGVLPLWITAQNQVTANICRSIDVTCFQMLVVKGGPSAGRCDGRIILSRSGGAWSRTTKCSLDQGLLAELKIQTR, from the exons ATGGCGAGCGCCAGGCTGCGACCCgtcttccttctcctcctcatcatcctctTGGCCCGGGCCGCCACGAAGCCGCTCAGGTGCCGAAGCGGTGTGGGGAGCAAGAAGCGCCTCCTGCTGATCTCCTTCGACGGCTTCCGTTGGGACTACGATCAGGATGTGGACACGCCCAACCTGGACCGACTGGCACGGGATGGCGTCAAGGCCAAGTACATCACACCGCCCATGCTCACCATGACATCGCCGTCGCACTTCACTACCATCACAG gCCGCTGGGTGGAGGACCACGAGGTGGTCCACAACATGATGTTCAACACGCAGACCAACCAGAAGGTCCCTCACAAGGATACCCTGAGGCGCTCTGAGTGGTGGGACAATGGCGTTTTGCCCCTCTGGATCACGGCGCAGAACCAGGTGACAGCTAACATTTGCCGGTCAATCGACGTCACATGTTTTCAgatgctggtggtgaaggggggtccaagcgctggtcgctgtgatggtcggatcattctgtcacggtcgggtggagcatggagcaggacgaccaagtgcagcttggaccagggtttattggcggaactcaaaatacagactcggtaa
- the zgc:153896 gene encoding ectonucleotide pyrophosphatase/phosphodiesterase family member 7: MASARLRPVFLLLLIILLARAATKPLRCRSGVGSKKRLLLISFDGFRWDYDQDVDTPNLDRLARDGVKAKYITPPMLTMTSPSHFTTITGRWVEDHEVVHNMMFNTQTNQKVPHKDTLRRSEWWDNGVLPLWITAQNQGLKTASFYYPGGGANYSGQAVNRAVVEESGHPDDNETEWRQNIDTVLSWFSKEDFDLVTLYYGEPDNVGHARGPDHPDRKAIIRQIDRTVGYLRDAIGLHGLNATLNVIITSDHGMTTVKKRPLVDEIVLNKYLNLLKMASFEILDYGGFGILTPRPGKEQEVLEALAKAPHLTVYRKDDMPESFHLARSGRLPPVVIIADLGFNLNSRFIVYVNKGDHGFHNGEMDMKMIFRAFGPDFKKNFLSEPFDSVHIYPLMCRLLNIWAEPNNGSLEHTADMLITSHGGPRTSPMIITTTVVFVFMSTLIA, encoded by the exons ATGGCGAGCGCCAGGCTGCGACCCgtcttccttctcctcctcatcatcctctTGGCCCGGGCCGCCACGAAGCCGCTCAGGTGCCGAAGCGGTGTGGGGAGCAAGAAGCGCCTCCTGCTGATCTCCTTCGACGGCTTCCGTTGGGACTACGATCAGGATGTGGACACGCCCAACCTGGACCGACTGGCACGGGATGGCGTCAAGGCCAAGTACATCACACCGCCCATGCTCACCATGACATCGCCGTCGCACTTCACTACCATCACAG gCCGCTGGGTGGAGGACCACGAGGTGGTCCACAACATGATGTTCAACACGCAGACCAACCAGAAGGTCCCTCACAAGGATACCCTGAGGCGCTCTGAGTGGTGGGACAATGGCGTTTTGCCCCTCTGGATCACGGCGCAGAACCAG GGTCTGAAGACGGCCTCTTTCTACTACCCCGGAGGTGGCGCCAACTACAGCGGACAGGCGGTGAATCGGGCCGTTGTGGAGGAGTCGGGCCACCCCGATGACAACGAGACTGAGTGGCGGCAAAACATTGACACGGTTCTGAGCTGGTTCTCTAAGGAGGACTTTGACCTGGTCACCCTGTACTACGGTGAGCCTGACAACGTGGGCCATGCCCGGGGCCCCGACCACCCGGACCGGAAGGCCATCATCCGGCAGATTGATCGTACAGTGGGTTACCTGCGGGATGCCATTGGGCTCCACGGGCTAAACGCCACCCTCAACGTCATCATCACTTCTGACCACGGCATGACCACTGTCAAGAAGCGCCCTCTGGTGGATGAGATTGTGCTCAACAAGTACTTGAATCTGCTCAAGATGGCCAGCTTTGAGATTCTGGACTATGGAGGCTTCGGAATCCTGACCCCGCGGCCCGGAAAGGAGCAGGAAGTATTGGAGGCCCTGGCTAAGGCTCCTCACCTGACCGTTTACAGGAAAGATGACATGCCCGAGAGTTTCCACCTGGCCAGGAGCGGACGCCTGCCACCCGTTGTCATCATAGCAGATCTCGGCTTCAACCTCAACTCG AGATTCATCGTGTATGTAAACAAAGGCGATCACGGCTTCCATAACGGCGAGATGGACATGAAGATGATCTTCAGGGCCTTTGGACCTGATTTTAAGAAGAACTTCTTGTCCGAGCCCTTTGACAGCGTCCACATCTACCCGCTCATGTGCCGACTGCTCAACATCTGGGCAGAGCCCAACAACGGGTCCCTGGAGCACACGGCCGACATGCTGATCACCAGCCACGGCG GACCTCGGACGAGTCCGATGATAATAACAACAACCGTGGTCTTCGTCTTCATGTCCACGCTGATAGCTTAA